AGTCTTCATAACAAGGTGAGACTGATAAAGCACACTGCAAGATAACATTGGAATTTTCAAGTggagtcatttaaaaaatgtgtttttaatagaAGTACAAGCAGAAACACTGAAGGGCAATCCAGATGACAGGCTCGGGCGGGAAGAGGAGTTTAAAAAAGGGAGGGGGGTGAGTGGAGTGGGTCCATGATGACGTGCACGGCCCTGCAGGGCGGTGTTCTCCGACCCAGAAAAAGTCAGACTGGGGTGTGAGAGCCACATCTGGAATAGTAGCGACAGAGGAAGGCGAGTCGAGAGGAGCACAATCATTTTCTCAACTTTTCCCCCCTCTCTTGCTCTCTACGGAAAACCaacttttgactttttgtaaGTTTGGACTACTTTTTTCCCTCTTTCTTCTCTTGTGTTTTTAATAAGCCTTTTAACGTCTCGTCATGCAAGCAGGAATTTCCCCCTTCTGGACTTTAACGCGAACATTTTGGAGATCTTGATCTATAAACTGCGAATTGAGCGTGCTTTGTTGTGTATAAAAACGTTTGAACAAACGAAGTAGTCACTTTCAGTTCATGCAGGCTTTCTCTTTTTGGTGGGCGACATACCGCCTTTTCCAAAACTTTTaggctttctaggtggtttaTAGTACATTTCCCTGCACCGATCTTTGAATTAGAAATTTTCTGCAATACTTTAAACTTGATATGTAGTCGCTGATTGTCTCGCGcgctctctcttttttttacgTTGGTTTGTAACAGGAGACTTTCTCATTGTGGTAAACATTGCGGTCTCTGCGAGAAGTGAGGAAATGTTGCCCTCTAGCGTCAACGGCTTGAAAgtgcatttcttattttttttattgtgtcacACGCttctctttttgtgtgtgtttttcctcatagaaatacttgaaaatgctgctCATCTTGCTTGGAGTGCTCCTCCTGCAcctcatcatcctcatccttCTCATTGTGTCAACAGCAGCCAgcgtaagttttttttttacattatttctctgCCTTTTCCATTCGTGTTAGATTGTGAAAAAACTGGGAGCTGATAGTTGGATGTTGTGGTGCTACTTTACTTTGCTGATCGAAATAATCCTCAAAAAGTACAACAGTGAACTCGTGGTTAGCACTCGTGTGCTTGGTGACCTAAAGCCCAGCTGCTGCTCTTACTTCAATAGATGGAAGTCAGATTTAgcccaacaacaaaaataaataaacatgtatTAATAATGCACCGTGAGTGTATTAAAacagttgtgttgttgtgtttacCAGGCCTGGTCTGTAGGTGGCGACACAAGCACAGATCTGTGGTACAACTGCCTGACCAGCAATGGAGGCTACCAGTGCAGCCCAGCCAGCAATGAAGGTTTGTCAAGGATGCTGTTGTATGTTTTAGTATGTGCGTATTCTCCTATAATGTGTGTCACATCATTGCCAATAGACTGGATCCAGGCAGTGCAAGCCCTCATGATCCTGGCCGTGCTCTTCTGCTTCTTCTCCCTCATCGCTTTCGTATTCCAGCTGTTCAGACTGGTGAAGGGCGGACGCTTCTTCTTCACGGCCATCTTCCAGATCTTGGCCAGTGAGTATGCTCACACCCAGGAATGGACCAGTAACCCCAACTTTGACACTTTGTAGTTTGGAAACcttctaattaaaaaaatcaatcaaattCGGTTGAGAAAGAGGTGGAGCCTCCTCTTGGAGGGAGGGTAGGGTCATCACTGTGGT
This genomic interval from Dunckerocampus dactyliophorus isolate RoL2022-P2 chromosome 18, RoL_Ddac_1.1, whole genome shotgun sequence contains the following:
- the LOC129171176 gene encoding peripheral myelin protein 22-like → MLLILLGVLLLHLIILILLIVSTAASAWSVGGDTSTDLWYNCLTSNGGYQCSPASNEDWIQAVQALMILAVLFCFFSLIAFVFQLFRLVKGGRFFFTAIFQILASLFVMCGAIIYTVMRADNVPGLEFGYAYVLAWVAFPLCLISGLIYIVLRKKE